Part of the Mytilus edulis chromosome 9, xbMytEdul2.2, whole genome shotgun sequence genome, ACTAGATCAGATGATAGAGGGCCATTTGTGGATCAAAGAACATTTTGGAATATATCCAAACATAAGttggtcaattgaccctttcgggTACTCTTCGACGTTACCATATTTGTGGAGGAAAGCCGGTATGAAAGATATGGCAATTTTGCGAATTCATGGAGCTGTGAAAGGATTTATGGGTAATAGAAAGATGCTTACGTTTAATTGGCGTCAACCATGGGACAAACATGGAGATCATGATATCATGTGTCACGTTGAACCTTTTACATTGTACAACATTGAATGTAGTTGTGGTCCGGACACGGAAATCTGTAAAGTTTTAGATTTTTCTAGTGTGGGTAGTTTTCCCGATAACGACCAACCAATAAATTTTGGTAAAAACAGACGGGCacaaaattttgaagattttgcaGAATTGGTAGTTGGACAATATAAACAAAAAGCAGCGCTTTACAAGCATAACGTCATATTAATGCCTCATGGGGATGACTTCAGATACATCGAGAGTTATGATTTTCAGACCAATTACGAAAACATGAAACGATTAATGGATTATGTTAATAAGAAATCTGAATGGAATATTAAAATGGAATTCGGAACAGTGAGTGATTACTTTAATATCCTTCATGCTGAAatcaaaaaatctaaattaaaagatGTCAGTTTAACTGGAGATTTCTTCACATACACAGACAAAGATAACGAGTATTGGAGCGGGTATTTTACAACAAGACCTTTCGACAAGCGTATGATACGAGAACTGCAAGAATATTTAAGAGCAACAGAAACCTTTATGTCACTGATTTATGTGTACTTATTACAAAATACAGATTCAATGCCGCTTGACTTAGACAGTGATTGGGAAGCTATACAGTTAGCTCGACGAACGCATAGCTTAGTACAACATCACGACGCAATAACCGGAACATCGACAGAAGGAACAGTTATTGACTTCGAAATTAAAATATACGAAGCTATAAATTCATTGATAGAAATTATCCAAAAACGTGTGACTAATATCTTGTCGCCAGGAACACGTACTAACGTAGCGGATCTCAAACTCACGCGAGAGTTACCATCTCCAAAAAATAATCTGGAAGTTAAAACTATATCCAGTACGTCTGACACTAGTTCACTGGTTGTATTAAACTCGTATTCAGTACCAAGGACAGAAGTAATAATCGTTTATATTGACACGTATGATGTTGAAGTGTTTGACAGTAAAAATAAAGTTGTTCCGTATCAAGTAAGTCCTGTTTGGTTAAATCATTATACCATATCTCAACATGAGTATCAAATCATGTTTGAAGTAAATGTTCCAGCAATCGGATGTTCTGTATATAAGATTCGTAGAAGGAGTCTGGTTATCAACCATGTGGTCAAGCctaataaaaaagacaaatcagTGTTTTCTAATGTCATCAGTGTTAAAGGAAAAATAGATGATAAATATAGGTTATTTTCCATAAACAAGGATGAGGAAAATTCGAAAGTGGATTTTATTGTAGAAAATAATTTCttgaaattatcttttataaAAGCAACCGGTGCCTTACATGAAATGTGTTTGAAGACTTCGACAAAATACTGCACGAAAGTTGCTGTTGACTTTTTCCGTTATTTTGGAAACAACAGCAATGCCTACTGCTTCAATTCAAATAAATTGGAAgaggatttatttttaaaagccGATTCAGTAACGCTTATAACAGGAAGATTTATGTCTCAGGTTAAAGTTCACCATAAGTTGTTTTCACATAGTGTGACCCTTTATCATAGCAACAGTATTCAAGGTCAAACTGTCCACATAGAAAACAATGCAACATTGCTGACACCCGAAGAAGAAAATACCGAATTAATGATGCGAATATCAACCAACAtccaaaataaagatatatattttacagattCAAACGGTTTTCAAATGAATCGACGAAAGCCGAGAAAGAATTTACCAATAGGTGCCAATTTTTACCCATTTACAACAATGGCAGTTGTTGAAGATACCGATACACGGTTGACAATACATACAGCACAACCGCTTGGTGTTGCAAGTTTTACTCCTGGCTCATTAGAGATTATGCTTGATAGGGTACCTATGTCATTTGGTAAAGGGTTGGATGAACCTGTGACGGACAATAAACCTGCTATAAGTAAATTCATATTACACCTAGAACAGTTTCGTGATCACCACATCACAAAGGATTATAGACAGTACCAAATGCAACCATCAATGACCAGCTACATCATAAACGATTTGCTGCAGAACCCAGTAATATCTTTGTATT contains:
- the LOC139487548 gene encoding alpha-mannosidase 2-like, with protein sequence MKYKERIVIATIVTLLVLFTLTLFKRNDISLNSEQRERDICEPKHSYMTADWTVDSIYDNLNFTVNSKDGLYTVVEKPGFNTGHQIKHSEPLRIIVVPHSHNDPGWLWTFEDYYTIRTRQILTNTIEALNRFPDFRMIWTETVFLDRWWKESREPLRLAFRDLVQKGKIEILSGGWVSVDEATTHYTAVLDQMIEGHLWIKEHFGIYPNISWSIDPFGYSSTLPYLWRKAGMKDMAILRIHGAVKGFMGNRKMLTFNWRQPWDKHGDHDIMCHVEPFTLYNIECSCGPDTEICKVLDFSSVGSFPDNDQPINFGKNRRAQNFEDFAELVVGQYKQKAALYKHNVILMPHGDDFRYIESYDFQTNYENMKRLMDYVNKKSEWNIKMEFGTVSDYFNILHAEIKKSKLKDVSLTGDFFTYTDKDNEYWSGYFTTRPFDKRMIRELQEYLRATETFMSLIYVYLLQNTDSMPLDLDSDWEAIQLARRTHSLVQHHDAITGTSTEGTVIDFEIKIYEAINSLIEIIQKRVTNILSPGTRTNVADLKLTRELPSPKNNLEVKTISSTSDTSSLVVLNSYSVPRTEVIIVYIDTYDVEVFDSKNKVVPYQVSPVWLNHYTISQHEYQIMFEVNVPAIGCSVYKIRRRSLVINHVVKPNKKDKSVFSNVISVKGKIDDKYRLFSINKDEENSKVDFIVENNFLKLSFIKATGALHEMCLKTSTKYCTKVAVDFFRYFGNNSNAYCFNSNKLEEDLFLKADSVTLITGRFMSQVKVHHKLFSHSVTLYHSNSIQGQTVHIENNATLLTPEEENTELMMRISTNIQNKDIYFTDSNGFQMNRRKPRKNLPIGANFYPFTTMAVVEDTDTRLTIHTAQPLGVASFTPGSLEIMLDRVPMSFGKGLDEPVTDNKPAISKFILHLEQFRDHHITKDYRQYQMQPSMTSYIINDLLQNPVISLYSFTSVNFKIKELSFLNSDKLPCDISIANFRSLLTESGKFIGTGLTFHKRVTSCNIHQNENICSGTHALDLNSLFKDLTLEKVSQMSLSHLHEVRNEISRVVIKPMELESFQFRWKT